One genomic window of Saccopteryx bilineata isolate mSacBil1 chromosome 4, mSacBil1_pri_phased_curated, whole genome shotgun sequence includes the following:
- the RPS15A gene encoding small ribosomal subunit protein uS8, with amino-acid sequence MVRMNVLADALKSINNAEKRGKRQVLIRPCSKVIVRFLTVMMKHGYIGEFEIIDDHRAGKIVVNLTGRLNKCGVISPRFDVQLKDLEKWQNNLLPSRQFGFIVLTTSAGIMDHEEARRKHTGGKILGFFF; translated from the exons ATGGTGCGCATGAATGTCCTGGCCGATGCTCTCAAGAGTATCAACAATGCCGAGAAGAGAGGCAAACGCCAGGTTCTCATTAGGCCGTGCTCCAAAGTCATCGTCCGGTTTCTAACTGTGATGATGAAGCATG GTTATATTGGCGAGTTTGAAATTATTGATGACCACAGGGCTGGGAAAATTGTTGTGAACCTCACAGGCAGGTTAAACAAG TGTGGAGTAATCAGCCCCAGATTTGATGTGCAACTCAAAGATCTAGAAAAATGGCAGAACAACCTGCTTCCGTCCCGTCAGTTTGG TTTCATTGTACTGACAACCTCAGCGGGCATCATGGACCATGAAGAAGCAAGACGAAAACACACAGGAGGGAAAATCCTGGGATTCTTTTTCTAG